The segment GCAGCGGTGACGAGAACACCGGGAAGGACAGCGGGCGCGCCGACCTGGCCTTCGGCCTCGGCGTCGGCGGCGCCGTCGTCAGCGCGGGAATCGCCGCCACCTGGGCACTCTCCGAACATGCGTCGACCGGTATCCAGACCGGGCTCGCCATGCCCATGGACGTCCTGCACCTGCTGGCCGTGGCGGGCTGGCTCGGCGGGCTCGCGGCGCTGCTGACGACGCTCCACCGGGAGCCGTCGATCGAACCGGCGGCGGTACGGCGGTTCTCCACCGTCGCCTTCGTCTGCGTGATCGCCCTGGCGGTGACCGGGCTCTACCAGTCCTGGCGGCAGGTCGGCTCCTGGTCGGCGCTGACCGGGACGGCGTACGGGCAACTGCTGCTCACCAAGGCCGCGCTGATCGCCGTGCTCGTCGTCGTCGCCCGGTTCTCCCGGCGGTGGACGGCACAGCTGGGTGCGGCACCGGCCGTACCCGGCCCGCAGGGGTCCCCCGAGAACGCCGGGCTCCCCGGACCCTCCGACGAACCCGGACCCTCCGACGAACCCGGGGCAGCAGGGGCGGCAGGGGAACCCGGAAACAGCGTGGTGGCCGATCCCGTACGGGCCGCGCAGTTGGCCCGTCAGCGCACCGCCCTGGCCGGCGCCGCCCGCCGAAAGGCCCGGGACGCCGATCCCGTACGGTCCGGTCTCCGCCGCGCGGTCCTCGCCGAGGCGGCCGTCGCAGCGGTCGTACTGGCGGTGACGACGGCGCTGACGGCCACCGAGCCCGGCCGTACCGAGGAGACGGCCAGCCGTGCCGCCGAGGACGGCGGCTCGCCCTCGGCTTCGGCGGACTCCCGGCCCCGGGGGCCCGCCGAGGCCGAGATCCCCTTCGACACCGGCGGACCGAACGGCAAGGGCACGATCCGGCTCACCCTCGGGCCGGCGAGCCCGGGCGCCAACGAACTGACGCTGCGGATCACCGGCACGGGCGGCAAGCCGCTGGACGCACCCGAAGTGAGGGCCTCTTTCACCCTCCAGGACAAGCAGATCGGCCCGCTGCCCGTCACCCCCGTCAAGGTGGCGCCGGGGCAGTGGAGCGCCGGCGCGGTCCAGATCCCGATGCCCGGCAACTGGCTGGTCAAGGTGACCGTGCGGACCTCGGACATCGACCAGACCACCGTCGACAAGAACGTGAAGATCGGCTGACGTACCGCATGGCGAAGAAGAAGAGAACGGCGACACCGTCGAGCGCGGGCAAGACCGCGAACACCGGCGCGCGCACGACCACGAGCACCAGCACGACCGCGACCGCGCCGGCCGGGGTTCCGGCGGGGCGGACCGGTCGGCCGGCCGACGAACCCCCGCGCCGGGAACCCGGCCCGGACGGTAGCCGGGCCACCGGCCGGCCCTCGCGCCGGCGGATCATCGCGGCTGCCGGCACGGCTGGTGCGACCGGGCTGGCGCTGGGCGCCACCGGGGGTGCCCTGACCCGCGCCGCGGTCTCCGGCACCACCCCGACGGCGCTGACGACGGTCGGCTCGACCGAGGCAATGTTTCACGGGAAACATCAGGCGGGCATCACCACGCCCCTTCAGTCCCGTGGCCATCTGATCGCCTTCGACCTGGCGCCCGGGGCGGGCCGCAAGGAAGCGGCCGCCCTGCTCCGCCGCTGGTCAGGGCTGGCGGCGGCGCTCATGGCCGGGGAGCCCGTCCCGGGTGCCGATACCGGTGTGGCCCTCGACGCCGGGCCGTCGTCCCTGACCCTCACCTTCGGCTTCGGCCGGACGTTCTTCGACCGTACGGGCCTGGCCGCCCGGCGTCCGGCGGGCCTGGACCCGCTGCCCGTGTTCTCGTCCGACCAACTGGACGCCCGGCGTTCGAACGGCGATCTGTGGGTGCAGATCGGTGCGAACGACGCCCTGGTCGCCTTCCACGCGCTGCGCGCGGTGCGGCAGGCGGCCGGGGGCGCGGCCCGTGTGCGGTGGCAGATGGACGGCTTCAACCGCTCACCGGGCGCCACGGCCCGGCCCCTGACCGCCCGAAATCTGATGGGTCAGGTCGACGGCACCAACAACCCACAGCCGTCCGATCCGGACTTCGACCGCCGGATCTTCGTCCCTGCCGGCGGAGAACACGGCTGGCTCGCCAACGGCTCGTACGCGGTCGTCCGGCGGATCCGGATGCTCCTGGACTCCTGGGAGCAACTGCCGCTCGCGAAGCAGGAAGGGGTCATCGGCCGCCGCAAGTCCGACGGCGCCCCGCTGACCGGTGGTTCGGAGACCACCCCGCTCGGGCTGGAGAAGTTGGACACGGACGGGCGGCCGGTGATCCCCGCGAACGCGCATGCCCGGATCTCCGCCCCGGAACAGAACCAGGGCGCGGCCATGCTGCGGCGCCCGTTCTCGTACCACGACGGCAGCCTGCCGGACGGGTCCCCCGACGCCGGTCTGCTGTTCGTCTGCTGGCAGGCGGACCCGCTCCGGGGCTTCGTCCCCGTCCAGCGGAAGCTGGACCGGGGGGACGCGCTGTCGGAGTTCGTACGGCACGAAGCGAGCGCGCTGTTCGCGGTGCCGGGCGGCGCGGCGGAGGGAGAGTACGTGGGGCAGCGGCTTCTGGAGTCGTAGGAAACCGGGCCGGACCGGTTCCGGCCCGGACTAGGGTGACTCGTATGTCAGCCACGCGGTACACGTATCTGGGCCCCGAGGGCACGTTCACCGAGGCCGCCCTCCGCACACTGCCGGAGGCCGCCACCCGGGAGCTCGTCCCGATGGTGTCGGTCCCGGCCGCGCTCGACGCCGTACGGAACGGGGACGCCGCGGCCGCCCTGGTCCCCATCGAGAACTCGGTCGAGGGCGGGGTGACGGCGACCCTCGACGAGCTGGCGTCGGGCGAGCCCCTGATGATCTACCGCGAAGTGGTGCTGCCGATCGCCTTCGCACTGCTGGTACGGCCGGGGACGAAGCTGTCCGCCATCAAGACCGTGACCGGGCATCCGGTCGCCCAGCCCCAGGTCCGCAAGTGGCTGCGGGCCCATCTCCCGGACGCCCTGTGGGAGTCGGCCGCGTCGAACGCGGACGGGGCGCGGCTGGTGCAGGAAGGGCGGTACGACGCGGCCTTCGCGGGCGAGTTCGCGGCGGCCACCTACGGACTCGAAGCGTTGGTGACCGATATCCACGACGCGCAGAACGCGGAGACCCGGTTCGTCCTGGTCGGCCGTCCGGCCCGGCCCGCGGCACCGACCGGCGCGGACAAGACGTCGGTCGTGATCTGGCAGCGGGAGGACCATCCGGGCGGTCTGCTGGAGCTGCTCCAGGAGTTCGCGGTACGGGGCGTCAACCTCATGCTGCTCCAGTCCCGTCCCACCGGTGAGGGCATCGGGAACTACTGCTTCGCGATCGACGCCGAGGGGCATATCGCCGACCGGCGGGTGGGTGAGGCACTGATGGGGCTGAAGCGGATCTGTCCCGAGGTGCGGTTCCTGGGGTCGTATCCGCGGGCGGGAGTGGAGACGGCGGACGTCAGAGGGCCACGGGCGGGCACTTCGGACGCGGACTTCACGGCGGCTTCCGACTGGCTGGCCCGCTGCCAGGACGGCAGGACCTGACCGCTCCGGACCCACCGGTAACCGGAACCCACCGGAACCGGAGCCGAGCGGTAACCGGAGCCGAGCTGTAACCGGAGCCGAGCGGTAATCGGGGGCGAGCGCTGTCGGCCCACCGCTCCGGGCGACCGGAACCACGGCTCAGCGGCCTGACCGGAACTTTCCTACCTGCTGATTTTCATCATCCACAGAGTTATCCACAGGGCCGGGCTCTCGACCTGGGGACAAGTCGACAGCGTCACGCGACATGGTCGACAAATCGGCTCACACACCTCGGACAGCCCCGAACTCGCCCCCGTCCGTCCACAGTCGACAAGACGCACCCCTGATGCGAACTCGTCACCCTCATTTCATCGGGCCCCTCTTTGGGGCGAGCAATTCCCACCCGAATGAGTGGGTCGAGAGGGTTTGAGAAGGGAATCCCGAAGTTGCGACAGAACTCCCAGGAATGATCAGTTCCGCAATCCACAGTTTTCCCACACAGCCTGTGGATAACTTTCCGGCAGCGACCTCCCCTGTGGACAACCTCCGGCCAAGTCCCGCAGCCCACAAGGAACATGGGTCAATTCCAGCCGCCCGGACATACCCCGTTCCGGCGATGGGTGATGATTTTCCTTGACGGACGCCATCGAGGAGCCGCACCCCGCTCGCACCTCCGCCATTCCCCACCCCACAACCCACCAAATCCCATCAATAGGGACAAAAGGCTACGCAACGCATTATGAGGTGGCCGAGGGGGAGGTGGGCACCGGTAGCCTGGTGGGGTGATTGACCTTCGCCTGCTCCGTGAGGACCCCGACCGTGTTCGCGCCTCCCAGCGCGCCCGTGGAGAGGACGTCGAGCTCGTCGACGCCCTCCTCTCCGCCGATGAGCGGCGCAGGTCGTCCGGCGCCCGCTTCGACGAACTCCGATCCGAGCAGAAGGCGCTCGGCAAGCTCGTCTCCAAGGCGTCCCCCGAGGAGCGCGTCGAGCTGCTGAAGCGGGCCGACCAGCTCAAGGCCGACGTCAAGGCGGCCGAGGCGGCGCAGAACGAGACCGATGAGGAGACCCGCGAGCTGCTGCTCCGGCTGGGCAACCTCGTCCACCCCGACGTTCCGGTCGGCGGCGAGGAGGACTTCGTCGTCCTGGAGACGCACGGCACGATCCGCGACTTCACCGCCGAGGGCTTCGCGCCCCGCGACCACCTGGAGCTGGGCGAGGCGCTGGGCGCCATCGACGTCGAGCGCGGCGCCAAGGTCTCCGGATCACGCTTCTACTACCTGACCGGTGTCGGCGCACTGCTGGAGCTGGCGCTGGTCAACGCGGCGATCGCCCAGGCGACCGAGGCGGGCTTCATTCCGATGCTCACTCCGGCCCTGGTGCGGCCGCGCGCCATGGAAGGCACCGGCTTCCTCGGTCAGGCCGCGGAGAACGTCTACCACCTGGAGAAGGACGACTACTACCTGGTCGGCACCTCCGAGGTCCCCCTCGCCGCGTACCACATGGACGAGATCATCGACGCCGGGAAGCTGCCGCTGCGCTACGCGGGCTTCTCGCCGTGCTTCCGGCGCGAGGCGGGCACCTACGGCAAGGACACCCGGGGCATCTTCCGCGTACACCAGTTCGACAAGGTCGAGATGTTCTCGTACGTGGCACCCGAGGACGCCGAGGCCGAGCACCAGCGGCTGCTGGAGTGGGAGAAGCAGTGGCTGACCTCGCTGGAGCTGCCGTTCCAGGTCATCGACGTGGCCTCGGCCGATCTCGGCTCCTCCGCCTCGCGGAAGTTCGACTGCGAGGCGTGGATCCCGACCCAGGGCAAGTACCGCGAGCTGACGTCCGCGTCGAACTGTGACAGCTTCCAGGCCCGCCGGCTGTCGGTCCGGCTCCGGGACGGCAAGAAGACGCAGCCGCTGGCGACGCTCAACGGCACGCTCTGCGCCGTACCGCGCACGATCGTGGCCATCCTGGAGAACCACCAGCTCGCGGACGGCTCGGTCCGGGTGCCCGAGGTGCTCCGGCCGTATCTGGGTGGACGGGAACTGCTGGAGCCGATCGCCCGGTGAGTACGCCGGCACAGGAACCACGCGAACCACGCGAGCCGCGGGAAGTCCAGCGGTCACAGGAAGCTCGGCAGTCGCAAGAGGCTCGGCCGTCAAAGGGAGCTCGGCCGTCGCAGGAGGCGCGCGGGGCATTCCCGTACCCCCTGATCGCCACCGATCTTGACGGAACGCTTCTGCGCGGCGATGGCACGGTCTCCACCCGTAACCGGGACGCGCTCGCCGCGGCCACGGCGGCGGGGGCCGCGCATATCGTCGTCACGGGCCGCGGTGTGCCGTGGACCCGTCACATACTGGACGACCTCGACTACACCGGCCTCGCGGTCTGCGGTCAGGGTGCGCAGGTCTACCACGCGGGCGAACACCGGCTGCTGACCTCCCTCACCCTCGACCGGAAGATCGCCGCGATCGCGCTGGCCAAGCTGGAGGCGGAGATCGGGCGGGTGGCGCTGGCCGCCAGCCGTGACGGTCTCGACGGTGATGTTCTGATCAGCCCGGACTACGCGGCCCACGACGGACCGCTGCCGTATGTCCCGCTGACCGATGTCGAACAGTTGTGGGCCGAGCCCCTCAGCAAGATCTACATCCAGCACCACAGTCTCGACGACGACGCGCTGACGAAGGTGGCCCGGGAGACCGTGGGCGGTCTCGTCGACGTGGTGATGGCGGGGCCCGGCGTTGTCGAGCTGATACCGCTGGGTCTGACCAAGGCCACCGGGCTCTCCCTCGCCGCCCGCCGGCTCGGGGTGAAGGCATCGGGCACGATCGCCTTCGGTGATATGCCCAATGACATACCGATGTTCGCCTGGGCCGCGCACGGGGTCGCCATGTCGAACGCTCACGACGAACTGAAGGCCGTTGCCGACGCGGTCACCGTCTCGAACGAAGAGGACGGTATCGCGGTGACGCTGGAGGGCCTGCTCGCGGCCTGATCCGGGACGCTCTCGGCCCCATCACCCGCCCCGTTGTACCCGGGGGAAGGGGGCAGCCCGCGCCTGAGCGCGCTCGAAGCGGCCGCCCCCTCGGGCCGTGCCGTGGCACGGACAACCGCCGATACGGCGGCTCCGCGACCAGTGCGGCACCGCCCGGACGGAAGCGCGTCGGACGCTCGGGTCTCGTCGCGCTCCTCTCCCGGTCCCGGGGTTCCGGCTTGAACCGGCCTCCTCACTCTCCTCTCAACCACCGTGCCCCGCCACCTGTTTTCCGCCCGGAGCGCGGGCCGCGGGGCGGCGTCGCACACCCCTGGGTCGCGGTACGACGAAGGCCCCCGTCCGGGTGTCCGGAAGGGGGCCTCGTCGCGGGCGTACCGCGCTCGTACGCATCACGGAGACGGCGGGCGCGCCCGGCGCGTCACTCCTCGCCGGCGAGCTTCAGCACCTTCAGCCGCTGGCCCGCGTACCAGGTCGCCGCCACTGTGACGACGACCAGCATGACGACCGCCACCGGCAGACCGACGGCGGAACCGACGAATCCGTCACCGGCGATCCGTTCGGCGAGCGCCAGCGACCACTGCTGCACGCTGAGCGTGCGGGCGCCCTCGATCAGCCGGCCGAAGAGCCCCTCCCAGACCAGGGCGTAGATCAGGCCGATGACGACGGCGTTCCGGCTGACCGTGCCGATGAGCAGGAACAGCGCGCTGTAGGCGATCGACCCGAAGAGCGCTGCGACGGTGTACGCGATGGCGATCTGCTGGCCGTTGTTGTTGAGGATGAAGCCCGCGATCAGGGTCGGAATGGCGGAGAACGCCATCGTGACCGCTATCGCGACGATCAGCTTGGTGAAGATGATCGTCGGCCGCTTCACCGGCTTGGACAGCAGATAGACGATGGAACCGTCGTCGATCTCGGGACCGATGGTGCCGGTACCCGCGATGACGCCGATCAGCGGCACCATCGTGGCGAGGGCGAAGCCGGAGAGCAGCTCGTTGGCGATATCGTCGTCCGCCCCGTTGAAGAAGCGGATCGCGGTGGCGATGAGCAGCAGCAGTCCGGGCAGGACAAAGAGGATCGCGGCCCGGCGGCGGCCGAGAACGGCCCGGTAGGTGAGCCGGGCGACCGTGGGGTTGTACATGGCGTCACAGCTCCTTTCAGGCCGCTACGAGGTAGGAGAAGACCGACTCGAGGGATTCGTCCGAAGGCGAGACCGTGAGCAGCCGGATGGAGTTGTCCCGGGCGACGCGCGGCAGCAGCTCCGTGAAGCGGCCGAAGTCGACGGCCTGGATGCGCAGGGCGCCCTCGGCGAGGTCGACTTCGATACCGGAGGTCGAAGGGTCGGCGATCAGCGCGGCGGCGAGCGCGCGGTCGTCGCTGGAGCGGACGAGATAGCGGTGGGGGCGGTCCGTCATCAGCCGGCGGATGCGGCGGAAATCCCCGGAGGCGGCGTGCCGGCCGGCGACGACGACCTCGATATGCGCGGCGAGCTGCTCGACCTCTTCCAGGATGTGGGAGGAGAACAGCACCGTACGGCCGTCGGCGCCCATGCGCCGCAGCAGGTCCATGAGCTGCATGCGCTGCCGGGGGTCCATACCGTTGAACGGTTCGTCGAGCAGCAGTACGGATGGGTTGTGGACCAGCGCCGATGCCATCTTCACGCGCTGGCGCATGCCCTTGCTGTATGTCGAGATCTTCCGGTCCTGGGCGTATTCCATCTCGACCGTGGCGAGGGCGTGAGCCGCCTCCCCGGCGCCGAGGCCGTGCAGTTCCGCATTGGCGACGACGAACTCCCGGCCGGTGAGGAAGTCGTACATCGCTTCGCGCTCGGGCACGACACCGATCTCGCGGTAGGCGGACTCGTTGCGCCAGATCGGGGTGCCGTCCAAAGTGACACTGCCCGTCGACGGCGCCAGGAAACCACCCATCATGTTGATGAGAGTGGACTTTCCGGCTCCGTTGGGTCCGAGCAGTCCGGTGACGCCCGGGCCGATGGACATGGTGATGTCGTTGACGGCGACGACGTTTCCGAACCACCGGGAGACGTGGTCGATGGAGATGGTGGTCATGGGCGCGGCCCGTTCTCTCGGATCTGCCGGAACTCGGGGAGTTCGCGGGGTGCTCGGTTGGTGTCGGTCACAGTCCCGCCTTCGCGTAGCGGCGCATCAGCGCGGCGTACGACCCGGCGATCAGCGCGAGGACGACCAGCAGATAGATCACACCGACCCCGGCTCCGGGGCCCTCGCCGCCGGGGAACGCGCTGGTGGCTCCGAGGAAGGCGCTCTGGACGCCGTCGATCAGGCTGAACGGCGAGAAGAAGCCGAACCACTTGACCAGGTGAGCGGATCCATTGGCCTCGGCGATGGCCTGGACGGAGGTCACGGCGCCGAAGCTGATCGTCAGCGTGCCGATGATCGCGGCGACGCCGAAGCCCCGGCGGGGGGTGGTGGCGGCGAGCACCAGACCGATTCCGGCGTACAGGACGGACAGCACGGCGACGGAGACCAGCCCCTGGCCGAACTGCTTCGTCTGCTCGAGGAAGTCCATCTTGGCGAGCAGCGCCCCGATGTAGAGCACGATCAGGGGGAATGCCGTGAGGAGGAGCATGGCCGTCGCCATCGCCCCGTACTTCGCCAGGACGTAGTCGACGCGTTCGATGGGCCGGGAGAAGTAGAGGGGCACCGTACGGAACCGCAGGTCGCGGGAGACGGTCTGGGGTGCCTGGGCGGCGAGGAAGAGCCCGATGACCATGGAGAGGGCACCGGCGTAACCGGTGTACTCCAGGGGTAGTTCGTCGGCCTTGGTGGTGACCGCGACCGCGACCATGATCAGGGCGGGCAGACACATCACGGCGAGCAGCAGCATCGGCATGACCTTGGACTTGGCCGAGCGGCCGAGTCCGAAGGCGCCGCGCAGGGACTGCACATAGAGGGAGCGCCGTACATAGGCGCGGCCAAGGCGCTGACCCGCGTAGTTGCGGTAGCCGATGTTATGGATACGGGCGGCGTCGGACGCTGTGTCCGGGCCGGTGGCCGGGGGCGGGGTCCTGGTGCTCATCGGGGCTGCCCCTTCGTGGCCTGGGCCGGGTCGGCGGCCGGTGCCGGGCCGGTAGCGGGCCCGGTGGGGCCGGTGGGGCCGGCGGCGGGTGCGGTGACGGGTGCGTGGGAGCGCGCGGCGGGCGGCAGGCCGGCCGGGGGCGCGTCGGCGGTGTCGTCGGCGCCCGTGCCGAAGACCTCCGCTATGTGGTGGCGGCGCTGTTCCATCCGTACGAGACCGAGGCCGAGCGCCGCGACGGTGTCGCGGACGATGTCGTACGTCTCCTCGCCCTCCGCCTCCATGAGGAGGATATGGCCGGCGCCGGGCAGGCCCTCCTCCGTCCGGTCGTGGAGGGTGACCCCGGCGGTGACCAGGCGTTCCCTCAGGGCCGCGGTGCCGTTCGGGTAGGTGTCGGAGTCGGTGACCTCGACGGCGAGGGTGGTGGTGGCCTGAGTGAAGTCGCTGGTGGAGCTGGAGCGCAGCAGGGAGCCGCCGTCGATGACGACGACGTGGTCACAGGTGCGTTCGAGTTCGCCGAGGAGGTGGGAGGTGACCAGGACGGAGATGCCGAAGTCCGTGTACACCCGTCGGATCAGACCGAGCATCTCGTCCCGGCCGACCGGGTCGAGGCCGTTGGTCGGTTCGTCGAGAAGGACCAGTTTGGGGTCGTGGACCAGCGCCTGGGCGAGCTTGACGCGCTGCTTCATACCGGTCGAGTAGCCGCCGATGGGGCGGTACCGCTCCTCGTAGAGGCCGACGTGGCGCAGGGTGTCGGCGGTGCGCTCACGGGCGGCGGCGGGTGGGAGCCCGGACATGCGTGCCATATGGACGACGAACTCGGTGGCGGAGACGTCGGGCGGCAGGCAGTCGTGCTCGGGCATGTAGCCGACCTGCTCACGGATCGCACTGCCGTGAGTGGCGACGTCGAAGCCGAGCACGGAGGCCCGGCCCTCGGTGGCGGGGGAGAGCCCCAGCAGGATTTTGATCATCGTGGACTTACCGGCCCCGTTGGCGCCCACCAGTCCGGTCACACCCGGTCCGATGTCCAAGGAGAGCCGGTCTAGAGCGGTCACCCGGGGGAACCGCTTACTGAGGCCTTCTAGGGCAATCACATTCACGGGACGACCGTAGTGGTCCGTGGCGCCGGGGACGTCAGACCTGGCGGTCGGATCCATCTCCGACTCCAGGTGGACCGGACCCTGGGTTTCCCTACGAAAGTGAGCAGCGCGGCGGGCCGTTTGTCGTCCGATCGGCGACGGTACCGGTACGACCGGAGGAGCAGGAGCCTGCCGGGCGCCGCCGGACGTCGCCGGACGTCGCCGGACGTCGCCGGACGTCGCCGGACGTCGCCGGACGTCGCCGGACGTCGCCGGACGTCGCCGGACGTCGCCGGACGTCGCCGGACGGAGCTTTCCGGTGCCGTGGTGGTCCGGGGCCACCCGCGGTCGCGGTCGCGGGGTCGCGGTCCCGGCCCGGGGCCGTCGCCCGGAGTTTTCCACAGGCCGTGCACGGGCCTTGACGCCGCCGTCGGGCATTGTCACATTCGTCAGTGTCACATTACGAGTACGCAGCGCGACGGCGTACGCACGGACGGGCGACGGGCAGGGCGGAGCGGTACGGAGTGCAGGGGAGGCACGGATATGAGTGCGGGTGACCTGAGTGGTGCGGCGGCGGGCGGCCCGGGAGTGCCCGGGGCGCGGGAGCGCCGGATTCGGACGGGCGGCGTCGAGCTGTGCGTGGCCGAACTGGGCGATGCGGACCGTCCGACGGTCGTCCTCGTCCACGGCTATCCCGACAGCAAGGAGGTGTGGTCCGAGGTCGCCGGCCGGCTTGCGGCTGAGCACGGACTCCATGTGGTGCTGTACGACGTGCGGGGGCACGGGCGGTCAACGGCGCCCCGGCCGCTGCGCGGCGGTTTCACTCTGGAGAAACTGACGGACGACTTCCTCGCGGTCGTGGACGCGGTGAGCCCGGACCGGCCGGTGCATGTCGTCGGCCATGACTGGGGGTCGGTCCAGGCATGGGAGTTCGTCACCGTGCCGCGTACGGAGGGCAGGATCGCCTCCTTCACCTCGATGTCCGGACCGTCGCTCGACCATCTGGGCCACTGGATCAAGCGGCGGGCCACCCGGCCCACCCCGCGCGGCCTCGCCCAGCTGCTGGGCCAGGGAGCACGCTCCTGGTACATCTACGCGCTGCACACTCCCGCCCTGCCCGAACTGGCCTGGCGCGGGCCGCTGGGCCGGGCCTGGCCGAGGCTGCTGGCCCACAGCAAGGGGGTGCCCTCGACGGACTATCCGACGTCCTCGCTCCCCGAGGACGCGGCGCACGGCGCGTGGCTGTACCGGGACAATGTGCGCGCCCGGCTGGCCCGGCCGCGGCCGGACGCCTATGCGCACTGCCCGGTCCAGCTCATCACGGCGACCGAGGACGTCTTTCTCTCCGAGCGGCTCAACGACGATCTCGCCGAGTGGGTGCCGCGGCTGACTCGCCGTGCCGTGGCGGCCAAGCACTGGATGCCGCGCACCCGGCCCGATCAGTTGTCGTCGTGGATCGCCGGTTTCGCGCTGGCCCTCGAGGACGGCTCCGGCCGCGAGGACGGCACCTCGGTGGTCGGGCCGGCCACCGCCACCGGCCCGTATGCCGAACGGTTCGGGGGCCGGCTGGTGCTGGTCACGGGGGCGGCGAGCGGTATTGGACGGGCGACGGCATTCGCCTTCGCGGCGGCGGGGGCGCGGGTGGTGGCCGTCGACCGGGACGCCGAGGGCGCGGCGCGGACCGCGGAACTGGCCCGGCTGACCGGGGCGCCCGAGGCCTGGGCCGAACCGGTCGACGTCTCCGACGAGGAGGCGATGGAGAAGCTGGCGGCCAAGGTAGCCGACGAGTACGGCGTGGTCGACGTCCTGGTCAACAACGCCGGGATCGGAATGTCCGGCCCCTTCCTGGAGACATCGTCCGACGACTGGCGGCAGGTCCTCGGCGTCAATGTGTGGGGGGTGATTCACGGCTGTCGGCTCTTCGGGCGGCAGATGGCCGACCGGGGCCAGGGCGGTCATATCGTCAATATCGCTTCGGCCGCCGCCTATCAGCCCTCCAAGTCCCTGCCCGCCTACGGGACGTCCAAGGCGGCGGTGCTGATGCTGAGCCAGAGCCTCCGGGCCGAACTGGCGGGCCGGGGGATCGGGGTGTCGGCGATCTGCCCGGGCTTCGTCAACACCAACATCACGTCCACAAGCCGCTTCACCGGGGTCGACGCGGCCGAGGAGCGGCGCAGGCAGCACAGGGCCACCCGGCTCTACGGGCTGCGGAACTATCCGCCGGAGAAGGTCGCCGACGCGATCCTTCGCGCGGTGGTGCGCAACAGCGCGGTGGTACCGGTGACGCCCGAGGCGCGCGGAGCCCTGCTGCTGTCCCGGTTCGCACCGAAGGCCTTGCGCGGTATGGCGCGCGTGGAACCGCCGCTGTGAGGGGCAGCGGGACAGGGCGGTAAGGCCGGAGGAACACGAGGACGGCGGGGAAGGAAGGGGGCACCATGTCCGAACAGTCGGTCGCGGAGTACCGAATCGAGGATCTGGCGCATCTGAGCGGTGCCACCGTCCGGACGATCCGGGCCTATCAGGACCGTGGTCTGCTGCCGAAACCGGAGCGGCGGGGCAGGTCCAATGTGTACGGCGCCGCTCATCTCACCAGGCTCCGGCAGATCGCCGATCTTCTCGACCGCGGCTACACCCTCGCCTCGATCAAGGAGCTGCTGGAGGCCTGGGACACCGGGCGGGGGCTGGGCGGGGTCCTCGGACTGGTCGCCGAAGTGCAGGGGCCGTGGACCGACGAGGAGGCGGCCCGGATCACCCGTGCGGAACTGGTGGCGGCCTTCGGGGGCGTTCC is part of the Streptomyces qinzhouensis genome and harbors:
- a CDS encoding copper resistance protein CopC — translated: MTATTAPLRPPVRRLVRGGPVRALLAALVLAGAVFGTLLTAAGPAAAHAALTASNPKDGAVVATAPKEVSLTFSEHLAMGDDSIRVLEPDGGRADTGAVRDLSADGRVVYAVGLRTGLPNGTYTVAWQAVSADSHPISGAFTFSIGAPSATTVSLPGGETGGGLVGFLYDVARYTAYGGFALMTGGAAFILLCWPRGASVRPVQRLVARSWTALTGATLAMLLLRVPYTGSGELADAFDLTGLQDVLETKTGAALVSRLLLLGAAALFIAVLFSTYAQRVRAGESSGDENTGKDSGRADLAFGLGVGGAVVSAGIAATWALSEHASTGIQTGLAMPMDVLHLLAVAGWLGGLAALLTTLHREPSIEPAAVRRFSTVAFVCVIALAVTGLYQSWRQVGSWSALTGTAYGQLLLTKAALIAVLVVVARFSRRWTAQLGAAPAVPGPQGSPENAGLPGPSDEPGPSDEPGAAGAAGEPGNSVVADPVRAAQLARQRTALAGAARRKARDADPVRSGLRRAVLAEAAVAAVVLAVTTALTATEPGRTEETASRAAEDGGSPSASADSRPRGPAEAEIPFDTGGPNGKGTIRLTLGPASPGANELTLRITGTGGKPLDAPEVRASFTLQDKQIGPLPVTPVKVAPGQWSAGAVQIPMPGNWLVKVTVRTSDIDQTTVDKNVKIG
- the efeB gene encoding iron uptake transporter deferrochelatase/peroxidase subunit, which produces MAKKKRTATPSSAGKTANTGARTTTSTSTTATAPAGVPAGRTGRPADEPPRREPGPDGSRATGRPSRRRIIAAAGTAGATGLALGATGGALTRAAVSGTTPTALTTVGSTEAMFHGKHQAGITTPLQSRGHLIAFDLAPGAGRKEAAALLRRWSGLAAALMAGEPVPGADTGVALDAGPSSLTLTFGFGRTFFDRTGLAARRPAGLDPLPVFSSDQLDARRSNGDLWVQIGANDALVAFHALRAVRQAAGGAARVRWQMDGFNRSPGATARPLTARNLMGQVDGTNNPQPSDPDFDRRIFVPAGGEHGWLANGSYAVVRRIRMLLDSWEQLPLAKQEGVIGRRKSDGAPLTGGSETTPLGLEKLDTDGRPVIPANAHARISAPEQNQGAAMLRRPFSYHDGSLPDGSPDAGLLFVCWQADPLRGFVPVQRKLDRGDALSEFVRHEASALFAVPGGAAEGEYVGQRLLES
- the pheA gene encoding prephenate dehydratase, which codes for MSATRYTYLGPEGTFTEAALRTLPEAATRELVPMVSVPAALDAVRNGDAAAALVPIENSVEGGVTATLDELASGEPLMIYREVVLPIAFALLVRPGTKLSAIKTVTGHPVAQPQVRKWLRAHLPDALWESAASNADGARLVQEGRYDAAFAGEFAAATYGLEALVTDIHDAQNAETRFVLVGRPARPAAPTGADKTSVVIWQREDHPGGLLELLQEFAVRGVNLMLLQSRPTGEGIGNYCFAIDAEGHIADRRVGEALMGLKRICPEVRFLGSYPRAGVETADVRGPRAGTSDADFTAASDWLARCQDGRT
- the serS gene encoding serine--tRNA ligase; this translates as MIDLRLLREDPDRVRASQRARGEDVELVDALLSADERRRSSGARFDELRSEQKALGKLVSKASPEERVELLKRADQLKADVKAAEAAQNETDEETRELLLRLGNLVHPDVPVGGEEDFVVLETHGTIRDFTAEGFAPRDHLELGEALGAIDVERGAKVSGSRFYYLTGVGALLELALVNAAIAQATEAGFIPMLTPALVRPRAMEGTGFLGQAAENVYHLEKDDYYLVGTSEVPLAAYHMDEIIDAGKLPLRYAGFSPCFRREAGTYGKDTRGIFRVHQFDKVEMFSYVAPEDAEAEHQRLLEWEKQWLTSLELPFQVIDVASADLGSSASRKFDCEAWIPTQGKYRELTSASNCDSFQARRLSVRLRDGKKTQPLATLNGTLCAVPRTIVAILENHQLADGSVRVPEVLRPYLGGRELLEPIAR
- a CDS encoding HAD family hydrolase, producing MIATDLDGTLLRGDGTVSTRNRDALAAATAAGAAHIVVTGRGVPWTRHILDDLDYTGLAVCGQGAQVYHAGEHRLLTSLTLDRKIAAIALAKLEAEIGRVALAASRDGLDGDVLISPDYAAHDGPLPYVPLTDVEQLWAEPLSKIYIQHHSLDDDALTKVARETVGGLVDVVMAGPGVVELIPLGLTKATGLSLAARRLGVKASGTIAFGDMPNDIPMFAWAAHGVAMSNAHDELKAVADAVTVSNEEDGIAVTLEGLLAA